A stretch of DNA from Ricinus communis isolate WT05 ecotype wild-type chromosome 4, ASM1957865v1, whole genome shotgun sequence:
GCTTTAACTTGCCCATATCATATCTCACAAACTTAGGCAAGCCAATTTAGTAACAAGGAAATAATAACCTAAATCATACACTTCTAATCATACCTATGTCAAATGTTGCGAGACTACTCATCACGTCCATATGCAAAAGATGAACACTTGATCATTTAAGTGCAAATAACTCATAAGTTCACATTTatacatgttaaaaattaactcAAGAGTTCAAGAATCTTAACATAATAGCATTCTTTCATCGACTCTTATAtagaacaataagaaaaagctgagtggaaaaaattaaaattttacaaaagatTAACCAAAGTTGCTAATTCTCATGGCATATGACGTGTAAAGTTTAATCGAAGAAATATTCTATTTCCATTCCTCCCCCACACTTAAATTTGACATTGTCCTCAATgttattatgtatataaaaataaagaacaaaaagagaggaaaaagatagaatactCCCCTGAAATTTTGTAATGCATAGTAAGCCATGAACTTGAATTCCAATCTCCACCATCCAAACCTTAGAAGCACAATTGAACATACatcattgataattataaaagggataaagaaataaagaattaaaaataataataaagaattaaaaataataaattatcctaaaaatactagaaatattaaatcctaagataaattaaaaggtaggtcctaataaataaatatgaattctagaataaaatttaaaataaagtcctaAATCAATGATATGACTATTTATGTGGAGGAGatggatatatatttaattttaaaagagggtattttaactaaaaataattcataatcaATCCCAATTTcttggatttaattattttaatttttgctcaaatattttttttgtggaCGCCCCATGACCACGCCATTAAGGCTGCAGCTGCTTGCCTACACCGCGGCCCGCTGCTCACGCTGCGTGCTTATGCTCGTGTGTGCTGCTTGCTGCCGCTGGCCACGCCGCGGCAAAGACGCAGCTGTGGGCTGCGCGGGCACATGTTGTCTTTGTCGCTGGCTGCTACGGGCCCGTGTGAAAATTCGCTGCCGCAACGTGGCTcgctcaaattttattttattttattctttttttgagCTTTAATTGCTTCTCATGGAGACATATTGCCTTTTAGGGATCAAATACAAGCCTACaagataaacataaaataaattaaaaaaattaaaaaattaaaagaaataataataataataacttaaatgcataaaaataaaaatacaattgctAAGTTTATTGTCTATAGCTAGACATTCCTGATTATGCTCATGGTGGGCGTTCATCCGTGCACTCCACCTCTTCGTCATAAGCTATTTCCTTCAAGTATGgctttatacttttaatgcGAACATCTAAAGTGTCACAAAAGGTCTTGTCAATTAAGAATGGAATATCATCATATAATTGTTCATAAATAAgagaatctaaataattatatgaacacTTATCAATAGTAGATTTAGGAGATaaagttagagaatcaaacactttaaatttcACAGTTTCTCCTAAAACTGTCATGGTAAGTTTTCTATCATGCACATCAATTACAGTTCTAGTAGTTGCCATAAAAGATCTACTAAGGAGTATGGTTTGCTCTTTATCCCTTGCTGGTGTGTTTTTCATGTCAAGTACTACAAAATCAATTGGAATTATTAACTTACTTACTTGTACTAGCAAGTCTTCCACTATACCTCTAGGATATTTTATCGATCTATCAGCAAATTGTAGAGACGTAGTGGTAGGCTTCAACTCTCCCAAGCCAAGTCGTTCATTCATCGAATAAGGCATCAAGTTGATGCTTGCTCCTAAATCTAACATGGTTTTTGTAGGTTTTTTATCACCTATTGTAATATCAATGGTGAAGCTACTAGGAACCTTCATCTTAAGGGACAATTGATGTTGAAACATTACACTTGCTACTTATACTTTTTCGTTGTTCGCATATCGCCTTTTGTTGGTATTCAACTCTTCAAATTTTTTTGCATGAGCTGGTTTATTCCTGATAACATCTGACAAAGGTAAATTAGTATTAACTTTAGAAAGCATCTCAATACTTtcaaaaaaaaggaataaggAGTCTATAAGGCTGAGATGCCTTATGAAATTCAGGTCCACAAGatgcttccttttctttctcctcaAGTCTAAGATTAGgctttactttttctttcttttgcatgCTCTCCTTATTGATTTGCATTAATCTATCATTTTTAGGTGTATctgcataagaagaagaatttcttttttcagtttCTATAGCAATATTATCGACAACCTCACCTCTTCTAATAGTAGTAATGGAATTGACTTGTTCAGATTGACTTGAGAGTTCCTCTTTATTGAGCTCTTCAACAATTTGTTCCATTTGAGCTTCTAAACATTTTAGTGAAGTCTCAATGgaatatctctttttcttattccTCTCCATCCTATCATGAGAAGCCATCATAAATGATTGAAGTGTTTCTTCCAAACTTGGCTTCCTTTGTTCATTAGATCGAAGAGTTTGTTCTTGAACTTGAAAGAAAGGATTGGAGTTCCTTTGGAATTGAGAATATTGATCTTGGTaatgaggttgattttgatttctcaataATTGTGGTGGGTCTTGATAATTgtattttcaagaaaaatttggATGGTATTTCCAACATGTATTATATGTATTGGAAATAAGGGTCATTTATAGGATGCATGGGTTAGtaagaatccatcaaatttgtTTGGTTATACATATTTCCTCTGTAATTATCAAAAGATGAACAAACATTAGCACTATAACCATAAATACCATAAATACCACATACCTCATTATTTGatgagtttttttttgttgaagtAAGCATATTAACTTGCTTAGTCAATTCAGCCAATTGCATGGCCATCTTACTATTAGCTACCACTTCATTTACTTCTATTCTCTTTGTCCTCACACTCTTTTGTTTAGAATTAGCTCCTAACATCTCAAATATGTCATAAACCTCATCAGGTGTCCTTTTTAACATAGCACCCCCAGCTGCATTATCAACCATACATTGATATTGGTGTGTCAAcccatcataaaataattggtTAGTTATTGGGAGTGGGAATCCATGGTGTGGGCATTGCAATAAAAGTGATTTGAAGCGATCTCATACTTCATGAAAAGATTCAGCATTCtcttgataaaaattagaaatctcACCTCTTAATTCTTTAGTCTTTTGCTGTGAGTAAAATCTACTCATAAACTTTTGATAAATCTCATTCCAATTTCTCAAAAAATTAGGAGGCAAGGTCATTAACCAAGCCtttgctctttctttcaatGAATAAGGGAAACACCTCATTCTTAATTGATCATCATTAAGTCCAGATAATGGGAAAGTATGAACTATTGCATAAAATTCTCTAATGAATGTTAATGCATCCTCACTAGGCATATAccataaaatgaaagaagcatattaaaatgaatgctCTTAAGTTCATAATTCCTAGATGTATCACCTAGAACTATGCATGAAGTAGTGTTACCAATTGTAGGCAGTGCATAATCTTTCATAGCCATTCGCCTTTCAGCTCCTACTTCTCTTGGTGGGTTTGCCATGATATCAACTTCTTCTGTTGATTCTTCTTCTAGTTGTTTCCTGCTAAgcatacaaaacaaaagaaaatttcatattaaaaaaaaatttacaaacaaaacaaaaacacataaacaaacaaatcacaaaacacaaaacacaaaacaaataaacaaaacaaagatacataaaaagataaatcacaaaaacacaaaacaaactAACAAACACAAGACACTTTTGataatcaatcaatataataaatttggacacagttccccggcaacggcgccaaaaacttgatttgtcttttttagtactcgcaagtgcacgaaccgttCCTATAGTAAAGATAAGTTCActacgaggtcgatctctcaaggaactatgatgccatttattataaagactaattatcaacacaaaacaataaaagtaaatctaaatacTCTAAATCGTATGTTTGAGAGGATAATggtcataaagtaaagtaactaaacaataaataaatatgcaatacaaatataaatgcttatgatctaaaactatatgctaaaaatagtatttaatctagccatttacttagtaatctacttgttttactttaagcctaaatctaatgaatgagatggtgatgtgcctttttcctAAATCACTTAAGCTAATTATgcaacttaggtttcttataccaacatagattaaagtaaagattatgtttctaatacttttgaacctaaagattttcataacaattactattgctaaattaatatgatggttaactaacaataataattgaaactaataaagatataaaggtaaagaaatcattcattaaatgaataaataacaaggttcatacaaaagtagaaagactaaactaaacacttatgaaaactagcctaacatatttaacctaATGATCatagtattaaatagaaagataaaaaataagaaagtaaaaagcTTCCTTAAGAtccagaatttcttcaagtaggaagtagattggtcctcagtctccacttcttgaaaagctcattagatcttaaaagaacaatgaaaactaaaactaaagtgtttatggaaaactgtagagaattatagagagaataatggtggcAGGTGTAGAGAGCAGGTAGGAGAAAGCTCCCCTCCTTCTTTCTTCCTCCCCTTTCCTTTTTAGGGTTCTGcaaagatttatatagaggagagtcctcctctaaataaatcAGAATTCtgcagagatttatatagaggagagtcatcttctaaataaatctctttagagatgagtatactaatataagtctatctaatagatatgACTTTAAGTATATTAATCTCCATCAAATACTATCTcataaataattcttaatataaatcctaataattatacaaaatgactaaaatatcccttgggccttataattatacaaaaatacatattttcatcattttatatatagaaatatatcattaaacctctaaaatatcattaaatgtctatatataatttggaccgatcaTTTATATTAGGcgatttttataatatgcgGACTATATCCTTCTAGCGAGTATgcattaattactttttataattacaagttaatttaaaattatattataatgaCTTGATGGCATTTGTTTTTGACTAATATTCAACTTCATACATCTTCCATACAATCTTACATACAAGCATGCTCGATACAGATATGAACAAAAccagaataataataatcaggATAACAAGTAGGTGGAAGAAGAAATCACGCTATTGATTTAATGTTTTCTGAATTGATCAAAAAGTTTTTCCTCATAAAATATCTAGTTTTAATTATAGTTGGACTAAGCCCAATAAATCTAATTTCACATTGATTTTGTTTATTGTGAATGAACTGTATATGCTATCCATTTATTTAGTCATTTCTAACTTCCTTCAAAATCATTATAGCATAATGGGTGTAATCCGAGaaaaaattgataagtgaTTGTTAATGGAGTTGAAGTTACCAAATCCTAAAGCAGGTATAATCCAACTTAAAACCGGTTTTATTTTCTGAATGTTCATTTAAATGATGTAATGGAGTTATTTATTGCATTTTCAGAATGAGTATTTGACATTTATTTTGAACCCATAACAACTAGACATTCAGTCGTCATTACGTTGAGATGAGTATTAGAAATCTCGTATTGTAGGTAATCGAGACAAGCTTGCAAagacatatatgtatatatgtaaaacTAACCATGAAAGAAGGCATTTTGACCTAGAAGGCATCTCGATTACTATGGGATTCGTTTGATCGGCCAGTAGATGATTAAATCGAAAGATCTTCAACTTCTGATTTTCTTTACTTCACAAGCATAAACGACTCATACAAGcccaaaaataataagagataacaaacccaaaaagaatTGCTAAGGGGCGATAGCATGGGCAGCTATGCTAAGCTAAACCCATTTGTCTGCCAACATATGAACCTGCACGATATAGTATAGTATAACTATAAGATGTCAAgaggaaaaaggagaagataatcttaaatatttcataatcGAATTATTCATCcatctctatttttaattttttttttttaagctcAAAATGCTCAGTGTTtcagtgaaaaaagaaatgatatgATAACTATTGCTTGATATCTCTACAATTAATAAAGTGTTGTGCCAACCAGACAATTTCCTTAAGTAGAATAGTTCTCCTGCAATGGCAGTCTTCTTTAATCCGACATCATGATTTCTTACCAGCTATCCTCATATCACTTACCACAGCACTCTCGTTTTCGTGCACGGTAAATTTTACCATTCCTactgaataataaaaatgataattggAAATATGtgaactcttttttttatcaaaaaaactGAAGGTATTATAAAACCAAAGTAAAAAAGTAACTTAGTATTTGGGAGATATGTTAAACGCCCAGTTCAAACTTACTCTTTCTCTGTGAAGGGAGAAACAATAAGGAGGGCagataatcaatatttttctcctttgagaaagtaagaataaaaataaataaaatgtgaaTAGAAAATTTGCCACGGGCCCATAATTTTCTGTTTCTCCCTCATTCGGGAAGGGGAaagataaacataaagaaaagtgGGAATAACAGATGGAGAATTAATGTTTCCTTTCTTTGGAAAAGTAAGAGTAAGAAAAACCCACCATTTTTATTCccccttttctttccttacgTTAATCTTTTACCAAACATAACCTTAATCTAGTTTTAGAGAGGAAAAGGTACAGAAAACAATcgtctttcttctttttttctttcttccagACTTTCATATCTTTCCAAACAAGCCTTATCCTTCcccttctcttcttctcccAGCCTACTCTTTTCCAAACAATTAGTTAACCTCCCTCAGGCAAAAAGTTTACAAGATAATCTATAACCTTGTTGTACTTTATACTTTATAGGAATACAACAGAGATAAGAATAGGAAAAGAAGTTGCACAAAGAATTAATCTCgaacataatatttataatatctaaACGTTCGAAGTCAAGCTTATGAATACCATTTATCAAAGTGTCACTGGAAGACGGAAAAGTTCGATATCAATAACACTTGTCGACTGCCCATTTCGACATTTTCTTGCAGCAGATATATAGGGTTGATCAAGCAAGAACATGTCCTTCGCAACAAATTGTTACACCCCTGCAATTCCATAGCAATAACCACTTCTTTTGCAAttctacaaaaaaaaaaaaaaatagcatcACAGTTGAACATAAAAGACTCCTAATGATGGAGGACAGCCATAGAATCTGTTTACTGTTTTGAAAGAGGCATAAGATGTAAGTTTGCCGGTGTTTCGTCGAAGCAGTAATGTGATAAATATTGCATGCCAagaaacttataatttttcgATAAAATTCTCAGTAATTATTTGTTCCTGTTAAAGTTTATAGTTCCATTCttctttgtttaaaataaaagtgggATGGGTAgccatatttattattatttaatggagATAGAAGAATGTAAGGTATCAATTATAATTGAGGATACCTTTAGCCAAATATTTATGAGAAGGAGTTGGGATGCACGAAAACCCTGGAATGTAAATAGTATAGTGTAATTAGTTgagttgatttttttaatttttttgaaaacaatAGGTACAGTTGTATTATAATGCAATTAATATGAGATGCTCCTTTTAGCTATATGAAAATTACTTGTACTACTACAAGTTAACAGGCTTTCCTCTTTTTCGTATATTAAACAAAAGGCATGGACTCTTTTTACCTGTCACATGTTCATAGAAATAAAGATATGTATTTCACAGTTTTTTCGTATTTTGAATTAAACTGTGAGTTGGGTAAAgacaaacaattcaattcgCACGCCATGATGTTATTCTGGttgatattaaaatcaaatctcTTACAATAATTCCTATTTACAGTTAAATACTGGTAGGACCTCAAGTTTAGGATTAAGTGATTTGGTTAACTCTTATCATATACTTACAAATTTTGAGGATTGCATTGattattagttcttaatttAGGTGTTGCTGCTTTTATATCTAAGCAGTGCGACTCCTTCGTTTGAGGATCAAACCTGAGCCGACAACACAATAAATAAGCAGCTAATTTATTTGgaaaatgttaaatattttacattatcttattatatttattatacatttaaaaagtaacatctgatatctttataaaattatttaccaattttaaaatattaaaagactgatttataaaaatattaaatactacatcaaataaacaaaaagtgacaaaaaaatagattttgaagtattcttttatttattattcacaCAATAAATAagctactttttttttatgtttgaaaACAAAATAGAACCAAGAAGtgttttttgtatttttcttaaattatgtACAATAAAACCTCTCTATCCTCATATACTTGgaaccaaataaaatttaaaactatgACGAGgctataatttaatagaggtttgagtattaaaaattttctttagactttatatctaatattattagtGAAGTGACAGAAAACagtgataatatatataattaaaatttatgagataaaataatactacagtaagataaaatataaaataacataaattttttaaaattgtatatataaatattaatgtatagaaagatatttttttaaaacgggattcaaaagataatataatttattgtaatagaaaatatatttctatagTCTAGATtggaattataattttttattactatataaaagttttattatatcTGGTTGATTATATTTCTCACTTTCATACTTTGTTAATACGGTCACTTATAATAAACTATagttaactaaaaaaaatgttatgcttctcaaaaaaatgatatgtaatttggaaaaaaaatatattctaaagttaaactattttatttggaatttaaatattctcGTTAGCTCAATTATTGATGGCCTTACATTTATGGTCTCTTTGTTCCAACGTCCTATTGAcaaagtatttatattttgtcaCTAAAGTTTTATTTACCGAGCAGTCATATTAAATgacattattatattatgtagTATCTTTGAACATAAGTTCCTCCTTAAACACAAGTTTCTACATTGTTCAATAAAAggatttgaaaaataaaaaagagaatataaTCGAAAATGATGATAGCAGCAGCAGGGGAGAAAAAGGAATTCACATTCTGGGTTTGCTTGCTGTGAAGGGACAGCTCATCCCTTTGGCCACACACTACGTCTTCTCAAAATCAAATCTGTTTCCTTTAAATCAATAGACAGGACTTTGCTAAACttataaaaagacaaaaacGATCTCATATAAATTTGCAACATACGTACCCCTTCTGCACCCACTCCCAGATACCTACAGACTGCGACTTTGCTTTTAATAATGCCCTTAAAGAAACCAAATCCCACTCTTCGTCTAGGGCCTGTTTCGTAATCTCACCATTTCTACATGAATTTAAGCCATTCTTAATTATGTGCTCTTGGACTTCTGGGTAGGAATTAATTTGGAAGATATTAATATGGGTACCGAGATGGTTTAATTTTCAAGTAGGAAACAATGAGCACCATTAATGTTGTTGCTAGCAGTGGTTTCTTGAATATTAAACAATCTTGGATTCGATTTCAATTCTGGAGGCCTTAAAAAGCATTTGCTGTCCCAATCAGTATTAAAGGTCAAGGACACTGGTCACCCGCACAACTCACGTTTTAGTGTCCCTGTGGCCAGAGAGCTTCAGAACTCCCAGAGTacatatttcctttttctttctgggCCACTTCACAAATTCTTTTCATTCGTGATCATTCCCAATCACGTGCATTCTTGGAGCCAAAACTAACCATACCATTGAACATATACGCAAATAAGATATATACGAGTGAAcccaattctttttttaaaaaaaagttaataagcgaaaataataaacatattatgatctctgatttcttttaagaggaagaagaaatcTATGAACTTGGGTTGGAAAGACAAGGTCCATAGAATTTGTATTGTACTACTACCTAATTCATAGAGTAGGTAAAGAATCTCTTTGTGCAACATGCAACCACAATCATACGAAGTGCGAAACCCACCAACAAGAATAATACTTATTGCATGAAGATTGAAAGAAgtaaagaagaataaaagtaGAGAAATGGAAGAAGACAAAAGCCGGATTCTAAGAAGTAGAGAATCCTTTTGGACCTTTTTACGCTTTATTAAAAGGTTTTTAAGGGCCCTAAACATAATTTCCAAAAGAGATTCTCACGTACTTGAAGGGTTCTTTTGTAAAGCAAAACAGAATTGCCGTTACTTTAATAAAAGATTCAATCACGTGACTTACGTGTTGTTCTCTGACACTTGTAGAAACCGCTTTTGATCATTTCTCTCAGacgaagaagaaaagaaaatatgaccGACCCTGTGACTGCGAGACCTTCCTATGGCGTTTAagcttcctcttcctcttcacCTCCATTTTGTGTGTTTCTGTATCTTCTTTTTAGACTTTTAGCCCTCTTTTCCTTGAATGGGTTTTCCTTTtgagtttctttctttcagtTATTCTCTGTAAAAGAACTCTTCTTTTCCTAATGGGTATGGCGTTTAAGCATCTATTTCTTTGCTTCTTTGTGTTTGTGCAACCTTTCATTTCACTCGCCAAGTCCATAACAGAGCAAGAGGAACATTCCCCAGATAAGGATAACCTCCTATCTTTCAAAGCCTCACTTAAAAATCCaaactttctttcttcatgGAACCAGTCCAACCCCCATTGTACCTGGGTTGGTGTTGGTTGCCAACAAGGTCGAGTTACTTCACTCGTTCTTACTAATCAGTTGCTAAAAGGTCCTCTTTCCCCTTCTCTTTTCTATCTTTCCAGCCTCACTGTCCTTGACGTGTCTAAAAATCTTTTCTTTGGTGAAATCCCACTACAGATTTCACGTTTAAAACACTTAAAACAGCTTTGTTTAGCTGGCAATCAGTTATCAGGAGAAATCCCTAGTCAACTCGGTGACCTGACTCAGCTTCAAATCCTCAAACTCGGTTCTAACTCCTTCAGTGGAAAAATCCCACCTGAGTTTGGCAAGTTAACCCAAATTGATACTCTTGATCTCTCTACCAATGCACTTTTTGGTACAGTTCCGAGTCAACTCGGCCAGATGATTCATTTGCGATTCCTGGACTTGGGGAACAATCTTTTGTCAGGTTCTTTACCGTTTGCTTTTTTCAATAACCTCAAGTCTTTAACTTCTATGGATATATCAAACAACTCATTCTCTGGTGTAATTCCACCAGAAATAGGTAATCTCACAAACCTTACCGATCTTTACATTGGCATTAACTCATTTTCTGGTCAGTTACCCCCCGAAATTGGTTCCCTTGCAAAGCTTGAGAATTTCTTTTCACCTTCTTGCTTGATCTCAGGCCCATTGCCTGAGCAAATATCTAAGTTAAAGTCATTGAGTAAACTTGACCTTTCTTATAACCCATTGAGGTGTTCAATCCCAAAGTCCATAGGAAAGTTGCAGAATTTGAGTATATTGAATCTCGCTTATTCTGAGCTTAATGGATCTATACCTGGTGAGCTTGGAAACTGCAGGAACTTGAAAACTATAATGCTCTCTTTCAATTCACTTTCTGGGTCTTTGCCCGAAGAGCTTTTTCAGTTGCCCATGCTGACGTTTTCTGCTGAAAAGAATCAGCTTTCTGGGCCATTGCCGTCTTGGCTTGGGAGATGGAATCATATGGAGTGGTTGTTTCTTTCAAGTAATGAATTTTCAGGGAAGTTACCCCCAGAAATTGGGAACTGCTCGTCCTTAAAGCATATAAGCTTAAGCAATAATCTTTTGACAGGGAAGATACCAAGGGAGCTCTGCAATGCTGTGTCACTTATGGAGATTGATCTTGATGGGAACTTTTTCTCGGGTACAATTGATGACGTGTTTCCGAATTGTGGTAACTTGACCCAGTTGGTTTTGGTTGATAATCAGATTACTGGCTCTATACCTGAGTACTTGGCAGAGCTTCCTTTAATGGTTCTTGACCTTGATTCCAACAATTTCACGGGTGCAATACCTGTGAGTCTATGGAAGTCCACCAGCTTGATGGAATTCTCTGCTTCAAATAATCTGTTGGGGGGCTCTCTGCCTATGGAGATTGGAAATGCTGTTCAATTGCAGAGGCTAGTGCTTAGCAGCAATCAGCTGAAGGGTACTGTGCCTAAAGAGATAGGCAAGCTCACATCTCTTTCTGTTCTTAACTTGAATTCTAATCTCCTGGAGGGGGATATTCCAGTTGAGCTTGGAGATTGCATTGCGTTAACCACGTTGGACCTGGGAAATAATAGGCTGACTGGCTCAATTCCAGAGTCACTTGTAGATTTGGTTGAGCTGCAATGCTTGGTTCTTTCTTACAATAATCTATCTGGTTCTATACCTTCAAAGTCTTCTTTGTATTTCCGCCAGGCTAATATACCTGACTCGAGCTTTCTTCAACATCATGGAGTGTTTGATTTGTCTCATAATATGTTATCTGGTTCAATACCTGAGGAATTGGGGAACCTTTTGGTCATAGTTGATCTTCTAATTAACAATAACATGCTTTCTGGTGCAATTCCTAGATCACTTTCTAGGTTAACAAATCTTACCACCCTAGATTTATCTGGAAATGTTTTGAGTGGTCCTATTCCACTAGAGTTTGGTCACTCTTCTAAGCTTCAGGGTTTATATCTGGGGAAAAATCAGCTCTCAGGTGCCATTCCTGAAACTTTAGGTGGCTTGGGTAGTTTAGTGAAGCTGAACTTGACTGGTAATAAGTTGTATGGATCAGTTCCTCTTAGTTTTGGTAACTTGAAAGAACTTACCCACTTGGATTTAAGCAATAATGATCTTGTGGGTCAGCTGCCTTCATCTCTGTCACAGATGCTGAATCTTGTGGAGCTTTATGTTCAGCTGAACAGACTTTCCGGTCCCATAGATGAGCTGTTGTCCAATTCCATGGCATGGAGGATAGAAACTATGAATTTGAGTAATAATTTCTTTGATGGGGACTTGCCACGATCATTGGGCAATCTCTCGTACTTGACGTACTTGGATCTTCATGGAAATAAGCTTACAGGAGAAATTCCTCCGGAGCTTGGGAACCTGATGCAACTTCAGTATTTTGATGTTTCAGGGAATAGGTTATCTGGGCAGATTCCGGAGAAAATATGCACCTTGGTTAATCTGTTCTACCTGAATTTTGCAGAGAACAATTTGGAAGGGCCTGTACCCAGAAGTGGCATATGCCTAAGCCTGTCAAAAATTTCACTTGCTGGCAACAAGAATCTGTGTGGGAGAATTACAGGTTCAGCGTGTAGAATCAGAAACTTTGGCAGATTATCTTTGCTAAATGCCTGGGGACTTGCAGGGGTTGCTGTTGGATGCATGATTATTATTCTCGGTATAGCTTTTGTACTAAGAAGGTGGACTACTAGAGGAAGCAGACAGGGTGACCCTGAGGACATTGAAGAAAGCAAATTAAGCAGTTTTATTGATCAAAATCTTTACTTCTTGAGTAGCAGCAGATCAAAGGAACC
This window harbors:
- the LOC8258273 gene encoding leucine-rich repeat receptor protein kinase EMS1, giving the protein MGMAFKHLFLCFFVFVQPFISLAKSITEQEEHSPDKDNLLSFKASLKNPNFLSSWNQSNPHCTWVGVGCQQGRVTSLVLTNQLLKGPLSPSLFYLSSLTVLDVSKNLFFGEIPLQISRLKHLKQLCLAGNQLSGEIPSQLGDLTQLQILKLGSNSFSGKIPPEFGKLTQIDTLDLSTNALFGTVPSQLGQMIHLRFLDLGNNLLSGSLPFAFFNNLKSLTSMDISNNSFSGVIPPEIGNLTNLTDLYIGINSFSGQLPPEIGSLAKLENFFSPSCLISGPLPEQISKLKSLSKLDLSYNPLRCSIPKSIGKLQNLSILNLAYSELNGSIPGELGNCRNLKTIMLSFNSLSGSLPEELFQLPMLTFSAEKNQLSGPLPSWLGRWNHMEWLFLSSNEFSGKLPPEIGNCSSLKHISLSNNLLTGKIPRELCNAVSLMEIDLDGNFFSGTIDDVFPNCGNLTQLVLVDNQITGSIPEYLAELPLMVLDLDSNNFTGAIPVSLWKSTSLMEFSASNNLLGGSLPMEIGNAVQLQRLVLSSNQLKGTVPKEIGKLTSLSVLNLNSNLLEGDIPVELGDCIALTTLDLGNNRLTGSIPESLVDLVELQCLVLSYNNLSGSIPSKSSLYFRQANIPDSSFLQHHGVFDLSHNMLSGSIPEELGNLLVIVDLLINNNMLSGAIPRSLSRLTNLTTLDLSGNVLSGPIPLEFGHSSKLQGLYLGKNQLSGAIPETLGGLGSLVKLNLTGNKLYGSVPLSFGNLKELTHLDLSNNDLVGQLPSSLSQMLNLVELYVQLNRLSGPIDELLSNSMAWRIETMNLSNNFFDGDLPRSLGNLSYLTYLDLHGNKLTGEIPPELGNLMQLQYFDVSGNRLSGQIPEKICTLVNLFYLNFAENNLEGPVPRSGICLSLSKISLAGNKNLCGRITGSACRIRNFGRLSLLNAWGLAGVAVGCMIIILGIAFVLRRWTTRGSRQGDPEDIEESKLSSFIDQNLYFLSSSRSKEPLSINIAMFEQPLLKITLVDILEATNNFCKTNIIGDGGFGTVYKAILPDGRRVAVKKLSEAKTQGNREFIAEMETLGKVKHQNLVPLLGYCSFGEEKLLVYEYMVNGSLDLWLRNRSGALEILNWTKRLKIAIGSARGLAFLHHGFIPHIIHRDIKASNILLNEDFEPKVADFGLARLISACETHVSTDIAGTFGYIPPEYGQSGRSTTRGDVYSFGVILLELVTGKEPTGPDFKEVEGGNLVGWVFQKIKKGHAADVLDPTVVNSDSKQMMLRALKIASRCLSDNPADRPTMLEVLKLLKGINYEKM